A genomic window from Nomascus leucogenys isolate Asia chromosome 10, Asia_NLE_v1, whole genome shotgun sequence includes:
- the EPS8L1 gene encoding epidermal growth factor receptor kinase substrate 8-like protein 1 isoform X1 — translation MSTATGPEAAPKPSAKSIYEQRKRYSTVVMADVSQYPVNHLVTFCLGEDDGVHTVEDASRKLAVMDSQGRVWAQEMLLRVSPDHVTLLDPASKEELESYPLGAIVRCDAVMPPGRSRSLLLLVCQEPERAQPDVHFFQGLRLGAELIREDIQGALHNYRSGRGERRAAALRATQEELQRDRSPAAETPPLQRRPSVRAVISTLERGAGRGRPQAKPIPEADEAQRPEPVGTSSNSDSASPELGPRGPDLAVLQAEREVDILNHVFDDVESFVSRLQKSAEAARVLEHRERGRRTRRRAAGEGLLTLRAKPPSEAEYTDVLQKIKYAFSLLARLRGNIADPSSPELLHFLFGPLQMIVNTLGGPEFASSVRQPHLTSDAVALLRDNVTPRENELWTSLGDSWTRPGLELPPEEGPPYRPEFFSGWEPPVTDPQGRAWEDPVEKQLQHERRRRQQSAPQVAVNGHQDLEPESEPQLESETGGKWVLCNYDFQARNSSELSVKQRDVLEVLDDRRKWWKVRDPAGQVGYVPYNILTPHPGPQFHHSQSPARSLNSTPPPPPAPAPAPPPALARPRWDSCDSLNSLAPSEKEKFSQMLIVNEELQARLAQGRSGPSRAVLGPRAPEPQLSPRSDASEVRAWLQAKGFSSGTVDALGVLTGAQLFSLQKEELRAVSPEEGARVYSQVTVQRALLEDKEKVSELKAVMEKQKKKVEGEMEMEVI, via the exons ATGAGCACCGCCACAGG CCCAGAAGCTGCCCCGAAGCCAAGCGCCAAGTCTATCTATG AGCAGAGGAAGCGTTACTCCACAGTTGTTATGGCTGATGTATCCCAGTACCCAGTCAAT CACCTGGTGACGTTCTGCCTGGGTGAGGATGATGGCGTGCACACTGTGGAAGATGCCTCCAGGAAGCTGGCCGTCATGGATAGCCAGGGCCGAGTCTGGGCACAGGAGATGCTGCTGCGAGTGTCTCCCGACCATGTCACGCTGCTCGACCCGGCCTCCAAG GAGGAGCTGGAGTCGTACCCACTGGGCGCCATCGTGCGCTGTGACGCGGTGATGCCACCCGGCAGGAGCCGCTCGTTGCTGTTGCTCGTGTGCCAGGAACCCGAGCGCGCCCAGCCCGACGTGCACTTCTTCCAGGGCCTGCGCCTCGGG GCGGAGCTGATCCGAGAGGACATTCAGGGGGCTCTGCACAATTACCGCTCGGGCCGCGGGGAGCGCAGGGCGGCGGCGCTCAG GGCCACGCAGGAGGAGTTGCAGCGCGACCGCTCGCCCGCCGCTGAGACCCCGCCCCTGCAGCGCCGCCCATCAGTCCGCGCAGTGATCAGCACCTTAGAGCGGGGCGCGGGCCGCGGACGACCCCAGGCGAAGCCCATTCCCGAGGCAGACGAGGCGCAGAGGCCTGAGCCGGTGGGGACCTCGAGCAACTCTGACTCGGCCTCCCCGGAACTGGGTCCCCGGGGTCCCGACCTGGCGGTTCTGCAGGCGGAGCGGGAAGTG gacATCCTGAACCACGTGTTCGACGACGTAGAGAGCTTTGTATCAAGGCTGCAGAAGTCGGCGGAGGCGGCCAGGGTGCTGGAGCACCGGGAACGCGGCCGCAGAACCCGGCGCCGGGCGGCTGGGG AGGGCCTGCTGACGCTGCGAGCCAAGCCGCCCTCGGAGGCCGAGTACACCGACGTGCTGCAGAAGATCAAGTACGCCTTCAGCCTGCTG GCCCGGCTGCGCGGTAACATCGCCGACCCCTCCTCTCCGGAGCTGTTGCACTTCCTTTTCGGGCCTCTGCAGATG ATTGTGAACACGTTGGGGGGGCCCGAGTTCGCGAGCAGCGTGCGGCAGCCGCACCTGACATCGGATGCCGTGGCGCTGCTGCGGGACAACGTCACTCCACGTGAAAACGAGCTCTGGACCTCGCTGGGGGACTCGTGGACCCGCCCCGG GCTGGAGCTACCCCCGGAAGAGGGACCCCCATACAGACCCGAGTTCTTCAGCGGCTGGGAGCCGCCGGTCACTGACCCGCAGGGCCGCGCCTGGGAGGACCCAGTTGAGAAACAGCTACAGCACGAGCGGAGGCGCCGGCAG CAAAGCGCCCCCCAGGTCGCTGTCAATGG TCACCAAGACTTGGAGCCAGAATCTGAGCCTCAGCTGGAGTCAGAGACAGGCGGAAAATGGGTCCTGTGTAATTATGACTTCCAGGCCCGCAACAGCAGTGAGCTGTCGGTCAAGCAGCGGGACGTACTAGAG GTCCTGGATGACAGGCGCAAGTGGTGGAAGGTTCGGGACCCAGCGGGGCAGGTGGGATACGTGCCCTATAACATCCTGACACCCCACCCCGGACCCCAGTTTCACCACAGCCAAAGCCCTGCCCGCAGCCTG aACAGcactcctcctccaccaccagccccagccccggccccacCTCCAGCTCTGGCTCGGCCCCGCTGGGACAGCTGCGATAGCCTCAACAGCTTGGCCCCCAGCGAGAAGG AGAAATTCTCCCAGATGCTCATTGTCAACGAGGAACTGCAGGCGCGCCTGGCCCAGGGCCGCTCGGGCCCGAGCCGCGCAGTCCTAGGGCCCCGCGCCCCAGAACCGCAGCTCAGCCCGCGCTCGGACGCCTCCGAGGTCCGCGCCTGGCTGCAGGCCAAGGGCTTTAGCTCCGG GACCGTGGACGCGTTGGGTGTGCTGACCGGGGCGCAGCTTTTCTCGCTGCAGAAAGAGGAGCTGCGGGCGGTGAGCCCCGAGGAGGGGGCGCGTGTGTACAGCCAGGTCACCGTGCAGCGCGCGCTGCTGGAG GACAAAGAGAAAGTGTCAGAGCTGAAGGCAGTGATGGAGAAGCAAAAGAAGAAGGTGGAAGGCGAGATGGAAATGGAGGTCATTTGA
- the EPS8L1 gene encoding epidermal growth factor receptor kinase substrate 8-like protein 1 isoform X2, protein MDSQGRVWAQEMLLRVSPDHVTLLDPASKEELESYPLGAIVRCDAVMPPGRSRSLLLLVCQEPERAQPDVHFFQGLRLGAELIREDIQGALHNYRSGRGERRAAALRATQEELQRDRSPAAETPPLQRRPSVRAVISTLERGAGRGRPQAKPIPEADEAQRPEPVGTSSNSDSASPELGPRGPDLAVLQAEREVDILNHVFDDVESFVSRLQKSAEAARVLEHRERGRRTRRRAAGEGLLTLRAKPPSEAEYTDVLQKIKYAFSLLARLRGNIADPSSPELLHFLFGPLQMIVNTLGGPEFASSVRQPHLTSDAVALLRDNVTPRENELWTSLGDSWTRPGLELPPEEGPPYRPEFFSGWEPPVTDPQGRAWEDPVEKQLQHERRRRQQSAPQVAVNGHQDLEPESEPQLESETGGKWVLCNYDFQARNSSELSVKQRDVLEVLDDRRKWWKVRDPAGQVGYVPYNILTPHPGPQFHHSQSPARSLNSTPPPPPAPAPAPPPALARPRWDSCDSLNSLAPSEKEKFSQMLIVNEELQARLAQGRSGPSRAVLGPRAPEPQLSPRSDASEVRAWLQAKGFSSGTVDALGVLTGAQLFSLQKEELRAVSPEEGARVYSQVTVQRALLEDKEKVSELKAVMEKQKKKVEGEMEMEVI, encoded by the exons ATGGATAGCCAGGGCCGAGTCTGGGCACAGGAGATGCTGCTGCGAGTGTCTCCCGACCATGTCACGCTGCTCGACCCGGCCTCCAAG GAGGAGCTGGAGTCGTACCCACTGGGCGCCATCGTGCGCTGTGACGCGGTGATGCCACCCGGCAGGAGCCGCTCGTTGCTGTTGCTCGTGTGCCAGGAACCCGAGCGCGCCCAGCCCGACGTGCACTTCTTCCAGGGCCTGCGCCTCGGG GCGGAGCTGATCCGAGAGGACATTCAGGGGGCTCTGCACAATTACCGCTCGGGCCGCGGGGAGCGCAGGGCGGCGGCGCTCAG GGCCACGCAGGAGGAGTTGCAGCGCGACCGCTCGCCCGCCGCTGAGACCCCGCCCCTGCAGCGCCGCCCATCAGTCCGCGCAGTGATCAGCACCTTAGAGCGGGGCGCGGGCCGCGGACGACCCCAGGCGAAGCCCATTCCCGAGGCAGACGAGGCGCAGAGGCCTGAGCCGGTGGGGACCTCGAGCAACTCTGACTCGGCCTCCCCGGAACTGGGTCCCCGGGGTCCCGACCTGGCGGTTCTGCAGGCGGAGCGGGAAGTG gacATCCTGAACCACGTGTTCGACGACGTAGAGAGCTTTGTATCAAGGCTGCAGAAGTCGGCGGAGGCGGCCAGGGTGCTGGAGCACCGGGAACGCGGCCGCAGAACCCGGCGCCGGGCGGCTGGGG AGGGCCTGCTGACGCTGCGAGCCAAGCCGCCCTCGGAGGCCGAGTACACCGACGTGCTGCAGAAGATCAAGTACGCCTTCAGCCTGCTG GCCCGGCTGCGCGGTAACATCGCCGACCCCTCCTCTCCGGAGCTGTTGCACTTCCTTTTCGGGCCTCTGCAGATG ATTGTGAACACGTTGGGGGGGCCCGAGTTCGCGAGCAGCGTGCGGCAGCCGCACCTGACATCGGATGCCGTGGCGCTGCTGCGGGACAACGTCACTCCACGTGAAAACGAGCTCTGGACCTCGCTGGGGGACTCGTGGACCCGCCCCGG GCTGGAGCTACCCCCGGAAGAGGGACCCCCATACAGACCCGAGTTCTTCAGCGGCTGGGAGCCGCCGGTCACTGACCCGCAGGGCCGCGCCTGGGAGGACCCAGTTGAGAAACAGCTACAGCACGAGCGGAGGCGCCGGCAG CAAAGCGCCCCCCAGGTCGCTGTCAATGG TCACCAAGACTTGGAGCCAGAATCTGAGCCTCAGCTGGAGTCAGAGACAGGCGGAAAATGGGTCCTGTGTAATTATGACTTCCAGGCCCGCAACAGCAGTGAGCTGTCGGTCAAGCAGCGGGACGTACTAGAG GTCCTGGATGACAGGCGCAAGTGGTGGAAGGTTCGGGACCCAGCGGGGCAGGTGGGATACGTGCCCTATAACATCCTGACACCCCACCCCGGACCCCAGTTTCACCACAGCCAAAGCCCTGCCCGCAGCCTG aACAGcactcctcctccaccaccagccccagccccggccccacCTCCAGCTCTGGCTCGGCCCCGCTGGGACAGCTGCGATAGCCTCAACAGCTTGGCCCCCAGCGAGAAGG AGAAATTCTCCCAGATGCTCATTGTCAACGAGGAACTGCAGGCGCGCCTGGCCCAGGGCCGCTCGGGCCCGAGCCGCGCAGTCCTAGGGCCCCGCGCCCCAGAACCGCAGCTCAGCCCGCGCTCGGACGCCTCCGAGGTCCGCGCCTGGCTGCAGGCCAAGGGCTTTAGCTCCGG GACCGTGGACGCGTTGGGTGTGCTGACCGGGGCGCAGCTTTTCTCGCTGCAGAAAGAGGAGCTGCGGGCGGTGAGCCCCGAGGAGGGGGCGCGTGTGTACAGCCAGGTCACCGTGCAGCGCGCGCTGCTGGAG GACAAAGAGAAAGTGTCAGAGCTGAAGGCAGTGATGGAGAAGCAAAAGAAGAAGGTGGAAGGCGAGATGGAAATGGAGGTCATTTGA
- the EPS8L1 gene encoding epidermal growth factor receptor kinase substrate 8-like protein 1 isoform X3 codes for MNRTWPRRVWGSSQDEAELIREDIQGALHNYRSGRGERRAAALRATQEELQRDRSPAAETPPLQRRPSVRAVISTLERGAGRGRPQAKPIPEADEAQRPEPVGTSSNSDSASPELGPRGPDLAVLQAEREVDILNHVFDDVESFVSRLQKSAEAARVLEHRERGRRTRRRAAGEGLLTLRAKPPSEAEYTDVLQKIKYAFSLLARLRGNIADPSSPELLHFLFGPLQMIVNTLGGPEFASSVRQPHLTSDAVALLRDNVTPRENELWTSLGDSWTRPGLELPPEEGPPYRPEFFSGWEPPVTDPQGRAWEDPVEKQLQHERRRRQQSAPQVAVNGHQDLEPESEPQLESETGGKWVLCNYDFQARNSSELSVKQRDVLEVLDDRRKWWKVRDPAGQVGYVPYNILTPHPGPQFHHSQSPARSLNSTPPPPPAPAPAPPPALARPRWDSCDSLNSLAPSEKEKFSQMLIVNEELQARLAQGRSGPSRAVLGPRAPEPQLSPRSDASEVRAWLQAKGFSSGTVDALGVLTGAQLFSLQKEELRAVSPEEGARVYSQVTVQRALLEDKEKVSELKAVMEKQKKKVEGEMEMEVI; via the exons ATGAACAGAACATGGCCAAGAAGGGTCTGGGGGAGCAGCCAGGACG AGGCGGAGCTGATCCGAGAGGACATTCAGGGGGCTCTGCACAATTACCGCTCGGGCCGCGGGGAGCGCAGGGCGGCGGCGCTCAG GGCCACGCAGGAGGAGTTGCAGCGCGACCGCTCGCCCGCCGCTGAGACCCCGCCCCTGCAGCGCCGCCCATCAGTCCGCGCAGTGATCAGCACCTTAGAGCGGGGCGCGGGCCGCGGACGACCCCAGGCGAAGCCCATTCCCGAGGCAGACGAGGCGCAGAGGCCTGAGCCGGTGGGGACCTCGAGCAACTCTGACTCGGCCTCCCCGGAACTGGGTCCCCGGGGTCCCGACCTGGCGGTTCTGCAGGCGGAGCGGGAAGTG gacATCCTGAACCACGTGTTCGACGACGTAGAGAGCTTTGTATCAAGGCTGCAGAAGTCGGCGGAGGCGGCCAGGGTGCTGGAGCACCGGGAACGCGGCCGCAGAACCCGGCGCCGGGCGGCTGGGG AGGGCCTGCTGACGCTGCGAGCCAAGCCGCCCTCGGAGGCCGAGTACACCGACGTGCTGCAGAAGATCAAGTACGCCTTCAGCCTGCTG GCCCGGCTGCGCGGTAACATCGCCGACCCCTCCTCTCCGGAGCTGTTGCACTTCCTTTTCGGGCCTCTGCAGATG ATTGTGAACACGTTGGGGGGGCCCGAGTTCGCGAGCAGCGTGCGGCAGCCGCACCTGACATCGGATGCCGTGGCGCTGCTGCGGGACAACGTCACTCCACGTGAAAACGAGCTCTGGACCTCGCTGGGGGACTCGTGGACCCGCCCCGG GCTGGAGCTACCCCCGGAAGAGGGACCCCCATACAGACCCGAGTTCTTCAGCGGCTGGGAGCCGCCGGTCACTGACCCGCAGGGCCGCGCCTGGGAGGACCCAGTTGAGAAACAGCTACAGCACGAGCGGAGGCGCCGGCAG CAAAGCGCCCCCCAGGTCGCTGTCAATGG TCACCAAGACTTGGAGCCAGAATCTGAGCCTCAGCTGGAGTCAGAGACAGGCGGAAAATGGGTCCTGTGTAATTATGACTTCCAGGCCCGCAACAGCAGTGAGCTGTCGGTCAAGCAGCGGGACGTACTAGAG GTCCTGGATGACAGGCGCAAGTGGTGGAAGGTTCGGGACCCAGCGGGGCAGGTGGGATACGTGCCCTATAACATCCTGACACCCCACCCCGGACCCCAGTTTCACCACAGCCAAAGCCCTGCCCGCAGCCTG aACAGcactcctcctccaccaccagccccagccccggccccacCTCCAGCTCTGGCTCGGCCCCGCTGGGACAGCTGCGATAGCCTCAACAGCTTGGCCCCCAGCGAGAAGG AGAAATTCTCCCAGATGCTCATTGTCAACGAGGAACTGCAGGCGCGCCTGGCCCAGGGCCGCTCGGGCCCGAGCCGCGCAGTCCTAGGGCCCCGCGCCCCAGAACCGCAGCTCAGCCCGCGCTCGGACGCCTCCGAGGTCCGCGCCTGGCTGCAGGCCAAGGGCTTTAGCTCCGG GACCGTGGACGCGTTGGGTGTGCTGACCGGGGCGCAGCTTTTCTCGCTGCAGAAAGAGGAGCTGCGGGCGGTGAGCCCCGAGGAGGGGGCGCGTGTGTACAGCCAGGTCACCGTGCAGCGCGCGCTGCTGGAG GACAAAGAGAAAGTGTCAGAGCTGAAGGCAGTGATGGAGAAGCAAAAGAAGAAGGTGGAAGGCGAGATGGAAATGGAGGTCATTTGA